One Miscanthus floridulus cultivar M001 chromosome 11, ASM1932011v1, whole genome shotgun sequence DNA window includes the following coding sequences:
- the LOC136492188 gene encoding rRNA 2'-O-methyltransferase fibrillarin-like, with translation MPGTPRGESGSTGAGGTTAAAEGGGGGRQGGERPVVEGGKAGHGKAGRGPFARGAARGGLGARGARAGAARTGAGAGVTRARQPVEEGRGRWRQRRGARLC, from the coding sequence ATGCCCGGGACTCCGCgcggcgagtccggctcgacgggcgcgggaggcacgaCGGCCGCGGCCGAGGGTGgtggtggagggcggcaaggcggggaGAGGCCGGTagtggagggcggcaaggcgggcCACGGCAAGGCGGGGCGCGGGCCGTTCGCTAggggcgcggcgcggggcggcCTCGGGGCTCGAGGCGCGCGAGCGGGCGCGGCGCGGactggcgcgggcgcgggcgtgacGCGGGCGAGGCAGCCGGTGGAGGAAGGGCGCGGGCGGTGGCGACAGCGTCGTGGAGCTCGGCTatgctag
- the LOC136493382 gene encoding probable phospholipid hydroperoxide glutathione peroxidase 6, mitochondrial, translating into MAAASSAASVHDFTVKDASGKDVDLSTFKGKVLLIVNVASQCGLTNSNYTELAQLYEKYKDQGFEILAFPCNQFGGQEPGTNEEIVQFACTRFKAEYPIFDKVDVNGNNAAPIYKFLKSSKGGLFGDSIKWNFSKFLVDKEGRVVDRYAPTTSPLSIEKDIKKLLGSS; encoded by the exons ATGGCCGCCGCGTCGTCCGCCGCCTCCGTCCACGACTTCACCGTCAAG GATGCGAGCGGCAAAGACGTTGACCTCAGCACCTTCAAGGGGAAGGTTCTTCTCATCGTTAACGTCGCATCCCAGTG TGGCTTAACCAACTCCAACTACACCGAGCTGGCCCAGCTCTATGAGAAGTACAAGGACCAAG GCTTTGAAATCCTGGCTTTCCCATGCAACCAGTTTGGTGGGCAGGAGCCTGGTACTAATGAGGAGATTGTGCAGTTTGCCTGCACACGGTTCAAGGCTGAGTACCCCATCTTCGACAAG GTCGATGTCAATGGTAACAATGCTGCGCCCATCTACAAGTTTCTGAAATCTAGCAAGGGTGGCCTTTTCGGCGACAGCATCAAGTGGAACTTTTCCAAATTCTTGGTTGACAAGGAGGGACGTGTTGTGGATCGCTATGCTCCAACCACTTCACCTCTGAGCATTGAG AAGGATATCAAGAAGCTGCTTGGGAGCTCTTAA